TATCTTCTCTTATATTGTAACAAAAAGAGACCTCTTTATCAGTAGTGAGGTCTCCTTAAGGTAAAAACGCTAGTTTTCGGTTTTTTTACTTTTGAGGGCGTTAAGCTTTTTAGCCTTAGACGCAAGTTGTTCCTTGCGAGCTTCAGCGGCAGCAAAACGAGCCTTAAAGCGGTCGACACGACCTTCGGTGTCGATGATCTTTTCTTCGCCCGTAAAGAATGGGTGAGAAGCTGATGAGATGTGGACTTTAACGAGTGGGTATTCGTTGCCATCTTCCCATTTAATAGTTTCGTTGGTTTGCGCTGTACTTTGTGTAAGGAAGGCAAACCCAGCCACGTCGTCGCTAAATACGACCGGGCGGTAGTTAGTTGGGTGTATACTGCTTT
This sequence is a window from Candidatus Chromulinivoraceae bacterium. Protein-coding genes within it:
- a CDS encoding type B 50S ribosomal protein L31, whose product is MKSSIHPTNYRPVVFSDDVAGFAFLTQSTAQTNETIKWEDGNEYPLVKVHISSASHPFFTGEEKIIDTEGRVDRFKARFAAAEARKEQLASKAKKLNALKSKKTEN